A genomic stretch from Pseudomonas alkylphenolica includes:
- a CDS encoding efflux RND transporter periplasmic adaptor subunit: MQFKPAVTALVSAVALATLLSGCKKEEAAPVAHVPQVGVVTLQTQAYTLTSDLPGRTTAYRIAEVRPQVNGIILKRLFKEGTEVKEGQQLYQIDPSVYEATLASAQANLQSTRSLSERYKQLVAEQAVSRQEYDDAQAKRLQAEAALRSAQIDLRYTKVLAPLSGRIGRSSVTEGALVNNGQADAMAVIQQLDPIYVDVTQSSAELLKLRRELESGQLQKVGDNAAKVTLTLEDGSIYRQEGRLEFSEVSVDPTTGSVTLRAVFPNPDHNLLPGMFVHARLKAGVNAQAILAPQQGVTRDLKGQPTALVVNKDNKVELRQLKASRTVGSEWLIEEGLNAGDRVITEGLQFVQPGIEVKVSEATNVKPAQPTQANATTAGAKGE, from the coding sequence ATGCAATTCAAGCCAGCTGTTACCGCTCTGGTATCCGCCGTCGCCCTGGCAACACTGCTCAGCGGCTGTAAAAAGGAAGAGGCTGCGCCTGTTGCGCACGTTCCTCAGGTCGGCGTCGTTACCCTGCAAACCCAGGCCTATACCCTGACCTCCGACCTGCCGGGGCGCACCACCGCCTACCGCATCGCCGAGGTCCGCCCACAGGTCAATGGCATCATTCTCAAGCGCCTGTTCAAAGAAGGCACCGAGGTCAAGGAAGGTCAGCAGCTGTACCAGATCGATCCTTCGGTGTACGAAGCGACCCTGGCCAGCGCCCAGGCCAACCTGCAGTCGACCCGTTCGCTGTCCGAGCGCTACAAGCAGCTGGTCGCCGAGCAAGCGGTCAGCCGCCAGGAATACGACGACGCGCAAGCCAAACGTTTGCAGGCTGAAGCGGCACTGCGCAGCGCCCAGATCGACCTGCGTTACACCAAGGTCCTGGCCCCGCTCAGCGGCCGTATCGGTCGTTCTTCGGTCACCGAAGGCGCGCTGGTCAACAATGGCCAGGCCGACGCCATGGCGGTGATCCAGCAGCTCGACCCGATCTACGTCGACGTCACCCAGTCCTCGGCCGAGCTGCTCAAGCTGCGCCGCGAACTGGAAAGCGGCCAGCTGCAGAAGGTCGGCGACAATGCCGCCAAGGTCACCCTGACCCTGGAAGACGGCAGCATCTATCGCCAGGAAGGCCGCCTGGAGTTCTCCGAAGTCTCGGTTGACCCGACTACCGGCTCGGTAACCCTGCGCGCGGTATTCCCGAACCCTGACCACAACCTGCTGCCGGGCATGTTCGTCCATGCGCGCCTGAAAGCCGGGGTCAACGCCCAGGCGATCCTCGCGCCGCAGCAAGGGGTTACCCGCGACCTCAAAGGCCAGCCAACGGCGCTGGTGGTCAACAAGGACAACAAGGTCGAACTGCGCCAGCTCAAGGCCAGCCGTACCGTCGGTAGTGAATGGCTGATCGAAGAAGGCCTGAACGCCGGCGACCGCGTGATCACCGAGGGCCTGCAGTTCGTCCAGCCGGGCATCGAGGTCAAGGTCAGCGAAGCCACCAACGTCAAGCCTGCTCAGCCAACCCAGGCCAATGCAACGACTGCAGGGGCCAAAGGGGAGTAA
- a CDS encoding TetR family transcriptional regulator, whose translation MVRRTKEEAQETRAQILEAAEKAFYKRGVARTTLADIAKLAGVTRGAIYWHFNDKAELVEAMLESLHEPLDALARASESEDELDPLGCMRKLLVQLMHQMVLDPKTRRINEILHHKCEFTDDMCEIRQQRQTSTFECHAHIALSLGNAVRRGQLPADVDPERAALAIYAYIDGLIRRWLLLPESFDLLAEAELWIDTGLDMLRLSPALRK comes from the coding sequence ATGGTCCGTCGAACCAAAGAAGAAGCCCAGGAAACCCGCGCACAGATTCTCGAAGCTGCGGAAAAGGCCTTCTACAAGCGCGGGGTTGCGCGTACCACCCTGGCGGATATCGCCAAGCTGGCGGGGGTTACCCGCGGCGCCATCTATTGGCACTTCAACGACAAGGCCGAGCTGGTCGAGGCCATGCTGGAAAGCTTGCACGAGCCGCTGGATGCCCTGGCCCGCGCCAGTGAAAGCGAAGATGAGCTTGATCCGCTCGGCTGCATGCGCAAGCTGCTGGTCCAGTTGATGCACCAGATGGTGCTTGACCCGAAAACCCGGCGAATCAACGAAATTCTGCATCACAAGTGTGAGTTCACCGATGACATGTGCGAGATCCGCCAACAGCGGCAAACCTCGACGTTTGAGTGTCATGCCCATATTGCGTTGTCGTTGGGCAATGCAGTCAGGCGCGGGCAACTGCCCGCCGATGTAGATCCCGAGCGTGCGGCGCTGGCGATCTATGCCTATATAGACGGCCTGATCCGCCGCTGGCTGCTGCTACCGGAGAGCTTCGATCTGTTGGCTGAAGCCGAGCTGTGGATCGATACCGGGCTGGATATGCTGCGCTTGAGCCCAGCCTTGCGCAAATGA
- a CDS encoding LysR family transcriptional regulator, producing the protein MDRLTAMRVFVSVVDLGSQSAAADHLDLSRPVVSRYLAELEDWVGARLMQRTTRRLSLTAAGQETLPRCRQILELAGDLQAAVSAPDEAPRGELRISVSTSFGQAQLMDAMADYVKRYPGVKIDLQMLDRTVNLVDERIDLAIRTSNDLDPNLIARRLTVCRSVICASPAYLREHPTPLQVQDLARHNCLTHSYFGRSLWHFEVEGESVSVPVQGNISANEAMTLQRAALAGAGIAMLPTYQAAPALHSGELLRLLPQAKPRELNLNAVYTSRKHMPATLRSMLDFLAERFTAEPEWDRDLR; encoded by the coding sequence ATGGATCGTCTGACAGCAATGCGGGTCTTCGTCAGTGTGGTCGACCTGGGCAGCCAGTCGGCCGCCGCCGATCACCTGGACCTCTCGCGCCCGGTGGTGTCCCGCTATCTGGCTGAACTGGAAGACTGGGTAGGTGCGCGTTTGATGCAGCGCACCACGCGGCGTCTGAGCCTGACCGCCGCCGGCCAGGAAACTCTGCCGCGCTGCCGGCAGATTCTGGAGCTGGCCGGTGACCTGCAGGCGGCTGTCAGTGCACCGGATGAGGCGCCACGGGGCGAGCTGCGGATCAGCGTCAGCACCTCGTTCGGCCAGGCCCAACTGATGGATGCCATGGCCGACTACGTCAAACGCTACCCGGGGGTGAAGATCGATCTGCAGATGCTCGATCGCACCGTCAACCTGGTGGATGAACGCATCGACCTGGCCATCCGCACCAGCAACGATCTGGACCCCAACCTCATCGCCCGCCGCCTGACCGTGTGCCGCTCGGTGATCTGCGCTTCCCCCGCTTACCTGCGGGAACACCCTACGCCGTTGCAGGTCCAGGACCTGGCGCGGCACAACTGCCTGACCCACTCCTATTTCGGCCGCAGCCTCTGGCACTTCGAGGTCGAGGGCGAAAGCGTTTCGGTGCCGGTGCAGGGCAATATCAGTGCCAATGAGGCGATGACCCTGCAACGTGCAGCGCTGGCCGGTGCCGGGATCGCCATGCTGCCCACCTACCAGGCGGCCCCCGCGCTGCACAGCGGCGAACTGCTGCGCCTGTTGCCGCAGGCCAAACCTCGCGAACTCAACCTCAATGCTGTCTATACCTCGCGCAAGCACATGCCGGCGACCTTGCGCAGCATGCTCGACTTCCTCGCCGAACGCTTTACTGCCGAACCGGAATGGGACCGCGACCTGCGCTAG
- a CDS encoding MBL fold metallo-hydrolase — MRRSFSLRGLLLAVATLGVLAQVQAAEQPLQLDVYNPGTEALFPVSSVIVSGKHDAILVDAQFGKAQAEQVLAKLRASGKQLTTIYISHGDPDYYFGLQTLTDAYPQAKVLASAATVAHIKQTKDGKLAYWGPQMGADKPGKLVVPQVLEGNQLTLEGQRLEVLGLDGPQADRSFVWIPSIKAVVGGVVVADNLHVWMADTQTAQSHKDWLTTLKRIELLKPQVVVPGHYLGQPGESLAAVRFTADYIRAFDDETAKAANAAELIAAMKKRYPDLGEESSLELGAKVAKGEMKW, encoded by the coding sequence ATGCGTCGTTCTTTCTCCTTGCGCGGTTTGTTGCTGGCCGTTGCCACTCTCGGTGTCCTGGCGCAGGTGCAGGCCGCCGAGCAGCCGTTGCAGCTGGATGTCTATAACCCGGGTACCGAAGCCCTGTTTCCGGTCAGTTCGGTGATCGTCAGCGGCAAGCACGACGCCATTCTGGTCGATGCCCAGTTCGGCAAAGCCCAGGCCGAGCAGGTGCTGGCGAAGCTGCGTGCCAGCGGTAAGCAGCTGACCACTATCTATATCAGTCATGGTGACCCGGATTACTACTTTGGCCTGCAGACCCTGACCGACGCCTATCCACAGGCCAAGGTGCTCGCTTCCGCGGCGACGGTTGCTCATATCAAGCAGACCAAGGACGGCAAGCTGGCGTACTGGGGGCCGCAGATGGGCGCCGACAAGCCGGGCAAACTGGTGGTCCCGCAGGTGCTCGAAGGCAATCAGCTGACCCTCGAAGGCCAGCGCCTGGAAGTCCTTGGTCTTGATGGCCCGCAGGCGGATCGCAGTTTTGTCTGGATTCCCTCGATCAAGGCGGTGGTCGGCGGTGTGGTGGTTGCGGACAACCTGCACGTGTGGATGGCCGATACCCAGACGGCGCAATCACACAAGGACTGGCTTACTACCCTCAAGCGCATCGAACTGCTCAAGCCGCAGGTCGTGGTGCCGGGTCATTACCTGGGCCAGCCCGGCGAGTCGCTGGCAGCGGTGCGCTTTACTGCCGACTACATCCGCGCCTTCGACGACGAGACCGCCAAGGCCGCTAATGCCGCCGAATTGATCGCGGCGATGAAAAAACGCTACCCGGACCTGGGCGAAGAGAGCTCGCTGGAACTCGGTGCCAAGGTCGCCAAGGGCGAGATGAAGTGGTAA
- a CDS encoding NAD(P)-dependent oxidoreductase, whose protein sequence is MSKIAIIGATGRAGSQLLEEALRRGHSVTAIARNPARLQGREGVTSVALDVTDAAALEHALKGHDVVLSAAHFSSIKPQAIIEPVKKAGVKRLLVVGGAGSLLLPSGHKVIDSPDFPEAYKAEATAGGHYLDTLRQEKELDWTFLSPSAEFVEGARTGSYKTGKDHLLIGADGKSWISFADYAIAMLDEVEKPAHSRQRFTVGY, encoded by the coding sequence ATGAGCAAGATCGCAATCATCGGGGCAACCGGGCGTGCCGGCAGCCAGTTGCTGGAAGAGGCGCTGCGTCGTGGCCACAGCGTTACCGCTATCGCCCGCAACCCGGCCAGGCTGCAGGGGCGCGAAGGCGTGACAAGCGTGGCACTGGATGTCACCGATGCTGCTGCCCTGGAGCATGCGCTGAAGGGGCATGACGTGGTGCTCAGCGCGGCGCATTTCTCCAGCATCAAGCCGCAGGCCATCATCGAGCCGGTGAAGAAAGCCGGGGTCAAGCGTCTGCTGGTGGTGGGCGGGGCGGGCAGCCTGCTGCTGCCGTCGGGGCACAAGGTAATCGACAGTCCGGACTTTCCCGAAGCGTACAAGGCTGAAGCCACTGCCGGCGGGCATTACCTCGATACCCTGCGTCAGGAAAAGGAGCTGGACTGGACCTTCCTGTCACCCTCGGCCGAGTTCGTTGAAGGGGCTCGCACCGGTAGCTACAAGACCGGCAAGGATCACCTGCTGATCGGTGCCGATGGCAAGAGCTGGATCAGCTTTGCCGACTACGCCATTGCCATGCTCGATGAAGTGGAAAAGCCTGCCCACTCGCGTCAGCGTTTTACCGTCGGTTACTGA
- a CDS encoding LysR substrate-binding domain-containing protein has product MKRLPPLPALHTFLVTAQCCNFTRAAQLLHITQGAVSRQIAGLEDHLGYPLFLRHARGLSLTREGQDWLPRVQQVFALIEEGVQQVGARSATLQLKAPTCVMRWLLPRLMEWQALRPDVPVELTTTVQHGVDFRREVFDAAVVYGAAPNHGLQKLKLFDEQLTPVCAPQLLAGPLPLQQLADLEQHMLLHPTRDQHDWNTWLSAAGASLPRQGKGQHFETLDMAMSMASQGTGVAIGDWSLIGDDLNCGRLVTPFPLKVSTGQAYYLVWPQGSASSTLQELLNWLWERACPAMRCD; this is encoded by the coding sequence ATGAAACGCCTGCCGCCGCTGCCCGCCCTGCATACTTTTCTGGTCACCGCCCAGTGCTGCAACTTCACCCGTGCGGCGCAGCTGCTGCACATTACCCAGGGGGCAGTCAGTCGGCAAATTGCCGGCCTCGAGGATCATCTCGGTTATCCGCTGTTCCTGCGCCACGCCCGTGGTTTGAGCCTGACCCGCGAAGGCCAGGACTGGCTGCCACGGGTGCAGCAGGTGTTCGCCCTGATCGAGGAAGGTGTCCAGCAAGTCGGTGCGCGCAGCGCCACGTTGCAACTCAAGGCGCCCACCTGCGTGATGCGCTGGCTGCTACCGCGGCTGATGGAGTGGCAGGCGTTGCGCCCGGATGTGCCAGTGGAGCTGACCACTACGGTGCAGCACGGGGTGGATTTTCGTCGCGAAGTGTTTGATGCGGCAGTGGTATATGGCGCCGCCCCCAATCATGGTCTGCAGAAACTCAAGCTGTTCGATGAACAGCTGACACCGGTGTGCGCGCCACAATTACTGGCGGGCCCGCTGCCCTTGCAGCAGTTGGCGGATCTGGAGCAACACATGCTGCTGCACCCGACCCGCGACCAGCACGACTGGAACACCTGGCTCAGTGCAGCGGGTGCCAGCCTTCCCCGGCAAGGCAAAGGCCAGCATTTCGAAACCCTGGACATGGCCATGTCGATGGCCTCCCAGGGTACCGGGGTAGCGATCGGCGACTGGTCGCTGATCGGTGATGACCTCAATTGCGGACGGCTGGTAACCCCCTTCCCGCTCAAGGTCAGCACCGGTCAGGCGTATTACCTGGTCTGGCCGCAGGGTTCAGCCTCATCAACCTTGCAGGAACTGCTCAACTGGCTGTGGGAGCGGGCTTGCCCCGCGATGCGTTGTGACTGA
- a CDS encoding 5-guanidino-2-oxopentanoate decarboxylase produces MATCGEVLVKLLEGYGVDHVFGIPGVHTVELYRGLARSSIRHITPRHEQGAGFMADGYARTRGKPGVCFIITGPGMTNITTAMGQAYADSIPMLVISSVQSRNQLGGGRGKLHELPAQGSLVAGVAAFSHTLMSADDLPMVLARAFAVFDGARPRPVHIEIPLDVLVEDADHLLASAPVRIARAGAAPAPVAQMAALLASARRPLILAGGGAIDASAVLTRLAEYLQAPVALTINAKGVLPASHALQIGSTQSLVATRELVAEADVVLAIGTELAETDYDVTFKGGFEIPGRLLRIDIDPDQTVRNYPPEIALVADATVATEALLVALAEQPAPVRAAEWGASRAARLRERLLADWDLPMHSQTRMLKTLLETLPNAVLVGDSTQPVYTGNLTLDMDQPRRWFNASTGYGTLGYALPAAMGAWLGSAEAIENRAPVICLIGDGGLQFTLPELASATEAQVPLIVLLWNNQGYEEIKKYMVNRAIEPVGVDIHTPDFIGVAKALGCAAQAVGDVEQLREALRQACDRKGPSLIEIDQTHWMQVVPA; encoded by the coding sequence ATGGCAACTTGCGGTGAAGTACTGGTCAAACTCCTTGAAGGCTACGGCGTCGATCATGTCTTCGGGATTCCCGGCGTGCATACCGTCGAGCTCTACCGCGGGCTGGCGCGTTCCTCTATCCGGCATATCACCCCACGTCACGAGCAGGGCGCAGGCTTCATGGCTGATGGCTATGCGCGTACCCGTGGCAAGCCGGGCGTCTGCTTCATCATCACCGGCCCGGGGATGACCAACATCACCACAGCGATGGGCCAGGCCTATGCCGACTCGATACCGATGCTGGTGATCTCCAGTGTACAGTCGCGCAATCAGCTTGGTGGCGGGCGCGGCAAGCTGCATGAACTGCCGGCCCAGGGCAGCCTGGTGGCCGGGGTGGCGGCGTTCTCTCATACGCTGATGAGTGCCGATGACTTGCCGATGGTCCTGGCCCGCGCATTCGCCGTATTCGATGGCGCGCGGCCACGTCCGGTGCATATCGAGATTCCGCTGGATGTCTTGGTTGAAGACGCCGATCACCTGCTGGCCAGTGCCCCTGTACGTATTGCCCGTGCTGGCGCTGCCCCGGCACCCGTGGCGCAAATGGCCGCGTTGCTGGCCAGCGCCCGGCGTCCGCTGATTCTCGCCGGTGGTGGGGCGATTGATGCCAGTGCCGTGCTGACCCGCCTGGCCGAATACCTGCAGGCCCCGGTGGCGCTGACCATCAACGCCAAAGGCGTGCTGCCGGCCAGCCATGCGTTGCAGATCGGTTCGACCCAGTCGCTGGTGGCGACCCGTGAGCTGGTCGCCGAAGCCGATGTGGTGCTGGCGATCGGTACCGAGCTTGCCGAAACCGACTATGACGTAACCTTCAAAGGTGGCTTCGAGATTCCGGGGCGTTTGCTGCGCATCGATATCGACCCGGACCAGACCGTGCGCAACTATCCGCCAGAGATCGCTCTGGTGGCCGACGCCACGGTGGCGACCGAAGCCCTGCTGGTGGCGCTCGCCGAACAGCCTGCGCCGGTACGCGCTGCCGAATGGGGCGCCAGCCGCGCCGCACGCTTGCGTGAGCGGCTGCTGGCCGACTGGGATCTGCCGATGCACAGCCAGACGCGCATGCTCAAGACCCTGCTTGAGACCTTGCCGAATGCGGTATTGGTCGGCGACTCGACGCAACCGGTATACACCGGCAACCTTACCCTGGACATGGATCAGCCGCGGCGCTGGTTCAACGCCTCCACCGGTTACGGCACCCTCGGTTACGCCTTGCCTGCGGCCATGGGCGCCTGGTTGGGCAGCGCCGAAGCAATTGAAAACCGCGCACCGGTGATCTGCCTGATCGGTGACGGTGGCCTGCAGTTCACCCTGCCGGAACTGGCCAGCGCTACCGAGGCGCAGGTGCCGCTGATCGTCCTGTTGTGGAACAACCAGGGCTACGAGGAAATCAAGAAGTACATGGTCAACCGTGCCATCGAGCCGGTGGGCGTGGACATCCACACCCCGGACTTCATCGGCGTGGCCAAGGCCCTGGGTTGTGCCGCCCAGGCCGTAGGCGATGTCGAGCAATTGCGTGAGGCGCTGCGCCAGGCGTGTGACCGCAAGGGGCCGAGCCTGATCGAAATCGATCAGACTCACTGGATGCAGGTGGTGCCAGCATGA
- a CDS encoding aldehyde dehydrogenase family protein, whose protein sequence is MMKLPGVYIAGVWQHGPQALTVINPSNEQQLAEVAGGDGAAVERATQAARAAFAGWSSSTGAERASVLRTIAEGVEARRERLVFLQASNNGKPLAEAQMDVDDVIATFRYYAELADQLDAGQDCPVALPSDDFVARLRREPCGVVGLIVPWNFPMVTTAWKLAPALAAGCCVVLKPSEVTPLAELELACMIAEAGLPEGVFNLVCGTGIAVGAALAADPRIAKVSFTGSNAVGVQVMQRAAETVKGVSLELGGKSSLLVLESADLELAVELACMGGFFNAGQMCSATSRVLVAEALYPDFIARLKTRAEAIRVGDPFAGDNEMGALVNQAQYQRVRKHIAAGLEAGARLLCGGERPIQLPCGYFITPTVFTDVPLDSALWREEIFGPVLCVRPVASEAQAVALANDSEFGLVASVVSSDLSAAERVANALEAGLVWINAPQVIFPQTAWGGYKQSSIGRELGPWGLSAFQEVKHVVRAV, encoded by the coding sequence ATGATGAAGCTTCCTGGTGTCTACATCGCCGGCGTCTGGCAGCACGGTCCGCAAGCCCTGACGGTGATCAACCCGAGCAACGAGCAGCAACTGGCGGAAGTGGCCGGTGGCGACGGTGCGGCGGTAGAGCGCGCGACCCAGGCGGCGCGGGCTGCATTCGCGGGCTGGTCGAGCAGCACCGGTGCCGAGCGTGCATCGGTACTGCGGACGATTGCCGAGGGGGTCGAGGCGCGTCGCGAGCGCCTGGTCTTCCTGCAGGCCAGCAACAACGGCAAGCCGCTTGCCGAAGCGCAAATGGACGTGGACGATGTCATCGCCACCTTCCGCTATTACGCCGAGCTTGCCGATCAGCTGGATGCCGGGCAGGACTGCCCGGTGGCACTGCCCAGTGACGATTTCGTCGCGCGGTTGCGGCGTGAGCCGTGTGGCGTGGTCGGGCTGATCGTGCCGTGGAATTTCCCCATGGTCACCACCGCGTGGAAACTGGCGCCAGCATTGGCCGCCGGCTGCTGTGTGGTGCTCAAGCCTTCGGAAGTGACGCCGCTGGCGGAGCTGGAGCTGGCCTGCATGATTGCCGAGGCCGGATTGCCGGAGGGTGTGTTCAACCTGGTCTGTGGGACCGGGATTGCAGTGGGCGCCGCCCTGGCGGCCGATCCACGCATTGCCAAGGTGTCCTTCACCGGCAGCAATGCGGTGGGCGTGCAGGTCATGCAGCGGGCGGCGGAAACCGTCAAAGGCGTGAGCCTGGAGCTGGGCGGCAAATCGTCCTTGCTGGTACTGGAGTCGGCAGACCTGGAACTGGCTGTGGAACTGGCCTGCATGGGCGGCTTCTTCAATGCCGGGCAGATGTGTTCGGCTACCAGCCGGGTGCTGGTTGCCGAAGCCTTGTATCCGGACTTTATCGCGCGGTTGAAAACCCGGGCCGAGGCGATCCGCGTCGGCGATCCGTTTGCCGGCGACAATGAAATGGGCGCACTGGTCAACCAGGCGCAGTACCAGCGTGTACGCAAGCACATCGCGGCGGGCCTGGAAGCTGGCGCGCGACTGCTGTGCGGTGGTGAGCGGCCAATACAGTTGCCATGCGGGTATTTCATCACCCCCACGGTATTCACCGACGTACCGCTGGACAGTGCGCTGTGGCGTGAGGAGATCTTTGGCCCGGTGCTTTGCGTGCGGCCGGTGGCCAGCGAAGCGCAAGCCGTGGCGCTGGCCAATGACAGTGAGTTCGGCCTGGTGGCCAGTGTGGTCAGTAGCGACCTGAGCGCCGCCGAGCGTGTGGCCAACGCCCTTGAAGCCGGACTGGTGTGGATCAATGCACCGCAGGTGATCTTCCCGCAGACGGCCTGGGGTGGTTACAAGCAGAGCAGTATCGGACGGGAGCTTGGGCCTTGGGGGTTGAGTGCCTTTCAAGAGGTCAAGCATGTGGTGAGAGCGGTATAG